Proteins found in one Paenibacillus dendritiformis genomic segment:
- a CDS encoding ROK family transcriptional regulator has protein sequence MIGKGQTGNAKLVKQMNREGILHQLREHPRVSRADLAKLTELSRPCVSALVDEMIAEGLINEVGIGESKGGRKPILLEYNFQAYGVIGAVFEGSTLQLAIANLRGELLVQRTTCLPHPMNGEAAIQSIEQGLAALLDESGFHKEWLLGMGLGLPGITRRSSGTVSYAPSTGWMGLPVQREIEAILGLPVAIENDVNLMTLGEFHKGVGVGHSNLVYMYAGTGIGAGIMIDGQLYRGAKEASGEIGYMVVGPVGKQAKGEYGVFERNYSIRAIRDKARGVLPAIDEDASMMRQIVDQAGRGNEGARRLLDDVCRHWTYGIANITSVMDPELLILSGEMLHIGDEGIAAIRQWLNDWVPSVPQIKMAALGDQAGLIGAIHCALEAFSTSANIKK, from the coding sequence ATGATTGGCAAGGGCCAGACGGGAAATGCCAAGCTGGTGAAGCAGATGAACCGGGAAGGAATTCTTCATCAGCTGCGGGAACATCCGCGTGTATCGAGAGCCGATTTGGCGAAATTAACCGAGCTAAGCCGTCCATGCGTCTCCGCATTGGTGGATGAGATGATTGCGGAAGGGTTAATCAACGAAGTGGGGATCGGAGAATCGAAAGGCGGCAGAAAACCGATTCTTCTGGAATATAATTTTCAAGCATACGGCGTCATCGGCGCGGTGTTCGAAGGCAGCACCCTGCAATTGGCCATTGCTAATCTGCGAGGAGAACTGCTAGTCCAGCGCACGACTTGCCTGCCTCATCCGATGAATGGGGAAGCGGCCATCCAGAGCATTGAGCAAGGGCTGGCGGCCCTGCTTGACGAGAGCGGCTTCCACAAAGAATGGCTGCTGGGGATGGGATTGGGACTGCCGGGGATTACCCGGCGAAGCTCCGGAACGGTAAGCTACGCTCCGAGTACGGGGTGGATGGGGCTGCCGGTGCAGAGGGAAATCGAGGCTATCCTCGGGCTGCCCGTAGCGATTGAGAATGACGTGAACCTGATGACGCTTGGCGAATTTCACAAAGGGGTCGGGGTCGGGCATTCCAATCTGGTGTATATGTATGCGGGTACCGGAATCGGCGCCGGAATTATGATCGACGGGCAGCTCTACCGGGGAGCCAAGGAAGCGAGCGGCGAGATCGGCTATATGGTCGTCGGCCCCGTCGGGAAGCAGGCCAAGGGTGAATACGGCGTATTCGAGCGGAATTATTCTATACGAGCGATCCGCGACAAGGCCAGAGGCGTCCTCCCTGCGATTGACGAGGACGCGAGCATGATGAGGCAGATCGTCGACCAAGCGGGCCGCGGAAATGAAGGGGCACGGAGACTGCTCGACGACGTCTGCCGGCACTGGACCTATGGCATTGCCAATATTACGAGCGTCATGGACCCGGAGCTGCTGATCCTGAGCGGAGAAATGCTTCATATCGGAGACGAGGGGATCGCTGCCATCCGGCAATGGCTCAATGATTGGGTACCTTCCGTTCCTCAGATCAAAATGGCTGCGCTTGGCGATCAGGCGGGACTTATCGGGGCGATACATTGCGCGCTCGAAGCTTTTTCAACATCTGCAAATATAAAAAAGTAG
- a CDS encoding carbohydrate binding domain-containing protein — translation MMLPWRSKHISRISAVLAVLMVVLTCGTAVAGAEAEGQAKSQAAAAGNKGKGETRSEAKALPLKNPGFEQQTAKDSIPGWTSIFASVEGAASHEISKEEAYRGKRSLKITDTSRDHAVAVQSDPLTVEPGITYTGSVMMLLKSGSASLLFRYYDGSGKQVGDDMLQHVSSGYGEWEKVQVSGKAPANAVTARIFASVNKYQMAEVYYDDFEVTYPKTSPGEPPAEDISFKGRTFAQPVDLGIPVFTVAINDAVAGVEDGRATMYSTAQGDTAVFSVVDVESNKLLRSFPLEGVHTVWRHTIAPDGTVYIAAIMTGSNRGELWSYSPRTKTVSSLGEPLPGEKSIWSLVTDDKGNVYGGTFQQGKVFKYDPVAKTYRDYGRMMDNQEYVRSMVYDNGFIYAGIGSTGAIVKLNVESGKKEVISGPVAGLLGVAPADVPFAYDMAIVDRYLLVKFGDPQMALLFYDLDRGEWLPHVVGKNIGGTQGAGVFSFNQLVTKDGKVYVPANGVITEIDLTTFEARMTSMRYGTSFRGAAWVEFRDDPGFPGKSFVTMQRDGKTSVFNVDAETSKTLPSVVQGSANPLHNMENGPDGNVYMSGYPGGVGVQFDPRTDTFKTFSLGQAEGMVAYGNDMYFGIYPGGHIYSVDTTQSVPQAKAVFQIGSEQDRPYVMRAADDFIMIGTIPDYGKLGGALTLYYPDTGQKEVYRNIVHNQSINGLAYKDGKIFGSTTVFGGLGIGATEKTAKMFVWDVAKKEKITEFTLDIPELDQPVMISGLTIGPDGNVWGGVDGIIFKLDPVTYRVLDYKNIYPHVKNYGFWRPYHPHWGQDGLLYIDLADRITVIDPQTLEHVTLSEDNGTTFQEIAFMTLAKDAQGNEHIYYVDQANLKKIQVTGQTR, via the coding sequence ATGATGTTACCGTGGAGAAGCAAACATATCAGCCGAATAAGCGCCGTGTTGGCCGTTCTGATGGTTGTGTTGACATGCGGCACTGCTGTCGCCGGGGCGGAAGCAGAAGGACAGGCGAAGAGTCAAGCGGCCGCTGCCGGCAATAAAGGCAAGGGAGAGACCCGTTCCGAGGCGAAGGCGCTGCCTCTGAAAAATCCCGGCTTCGAGCAGCAGACAGCGAAGGACTCGATCCCGGGCTGGACATCGATATTCGCGAGCGTGGAAGGCGCGGCCAGCCATGAGATCAGCAAGGAAGAAGCGTACCGCGGCAAGCGCAGCTTGAAGATTACGGATACGAGCCGCGACCATGCCGTCGCGGTCCAGAGCGATCCGCTTACGGTCGAACCGGGCATAACCTATACCGGCTCGGTCATGATGCTGCTGAAGAGCGGCAGCGCCAGTCTGCTTTTCCGCTATTATGACGGCAGCGGCAAGCAGGTCGGCGACGATATGCTCCAGCATGTGTCATCTGGCTACGGGGAATGGGAGAAGGTGCAAGTGTCGGGCAAGGCGCCTGCGAATGCGGTGACGGCCCGCATTTTCGCCTCGGTCAACAAGTACCAGATGGCGGAAGTCTATTATGATGACTTTGAGGTGACCTACCCGAAGACATCGCCGGGCGAGCCGCCGGCCGAAGATATCAGCTTCAAGGGCAGAACTTTTGCGCAGCCGGTTGATCTGGGCATTCCTGTCTTCACGGTAGCGATCAACGATGCTGTTGCCGGCGTTGAGGACGGGCGGGCGACGATGTACTCGACGGCCCAGGGCGATACGGCCGTGTTCAGCGTCGTGGATGTCGAGAGCAACAAGCTGCTACGCTCGTTCCCGTTGGAGGGGGTTCATACGGTGTGGCGCCATACGATCGCCCCAGATGGAACCGTCTACATCGCGGCGATTATGACGGGCAGCAACCGGGGAGAGCTGTGGAGCTATTCCCCGCGGACGAAGACGGTGAGCAGCCTGGGCGAACCGCTTCCGGGCGAGAAATCGATCTGGTCGCTTGTCACCGATGATAAGGGCAATGTGTATGGCGGCACCTTCCAGCAAGGCAAAGTATTCAAGTACGATCCCGTAGCGAAAACTTATCGCGATTATGGCCGCATGATGGACAATCAGGAATATGTGCGGTCGATGGTCTATGACAACGGATTTATTTACGCGGGGATCGGCTCCACGGGCGCAATCGTCAAGCTCAATGTGGAGAGCGGCAAGAAGGAGGTCATTTCCGGTCCGGTCGCGGGGCTGCTTGGTGTCGCTCCCGCAGATGTGCCGTTCGCCTACGATATGGCAATCGTCGATCGTTATCTGCTGGTGAAGTTCGGTGATCCGCAGATGGCCTTGCTGTTCTATGATCTCGATCGGGGAGAGTGGCTGCCGCATGTCGTCGGCAAAAACATTGGCGGCACGCAGGGCGCAGGCGTGTTCTCCTTCAACCAGCTCGTGACGAAGGACGGCAAAGTGTATGTTCCCGCCAACGGGGTCATCACCGAGATCGATCTGACCACGTTCGAAGCGCGGATGACCTCGATGCGATACGGCACCTCCTTCCGCGGCGCTGCCTGGGTCGAGTTCCGCGATGATCCGGGCTTCCCGGGTAAGTCGTTCGTCACGATGCAGCGCGACGGCAAGACCTCTGTATTCAATGTTGACGCGGAGACGAGCAAGACCCTTCCTTCCGTTGTCCAGGGCTCGGCCAATCCGCTGCACAATATGGAGAACGGTCCGGATGGCAACGTATACATGAGCGGTTATCCGGGCGGGGTTGGCGTCCAGTTCGATCCGCGCACCGACACGTTCAAGACATTCAGCCTCGGGCAGGCGGAGGGCATGGTCGCTTACGGCAACGATATGTATTTCGGCATTTATCCGGGAGGACATATTTATTCGGTGGATACGACACAATCGGTTCCCCAAGCGAAGGCGGTATTCCAGATCGGCTCGGAACAGGATCGGCCTTATGTGATGCGGGCGGCGGATGATTTTATCATGATCGGCACGATCCCCGATTACGGCAAATTAGGCGGCGCGCTTACGCTCTACTATCCGGATACGGGACAAAAGGAAGTGTACCGGAATATTGTCCATAATCAGAGCATAAACGGTCTGGCCTATAAGGACGGGAAAATATTCGGTTCGACCACCGTCTTTGGCGGGCTCGGCATCGGCGCAACCGAAAAAACGGCGAAAATGTTCGTATGGGACGTCGCCAAAAAAGAAAAAATCACGGAATTTACGCTGGATATTCCCGAACTGGATCAGCCCGTTATGATTAGCGGCTTGACGATCGGGCCGGACGGGAACGTATGGGGAGGCGTCGATGGGATCATCTTCAAGCTGGACCCGGTGACGTATCGCGTTCTTGACTATAAAAACATTTATCCGCATGTGAAAAATTACGGCTTCTGGCGTCCGTATCATCCGCATTGGGGGCAGGACGGCTTGCTGTACATCGATCTGGCGGATCGGATTACCGTCATCGATCCGCAGACACTGGAGCATGTCACGCTGTCCGAGGATAACGGCACCACATTCCAGGAGATCGCCTTCATGACGCTGGCCAAGGACGCTCAGGGCAACGAGCATATTTATTATGTTGATCAAGCCAATCTCAAGAAAATTCAGGTTACGGGCCAAACCCGCTAA
- a CDS encoding MerR family DNA-binding transcriptional regulator, whose product MKYKISIGQVSKMYGISLDTLRHYDRIGILKPIVDPSNGYRYYSLEHLDLLESILVGKYLETPLKEMKLIFQEESIHKYVELIEKQENTIQEKIKHLQQLEEYTGQLKKLLYEIMDFKNDYDFEQMIAEDVELQLYFMKLPDLLERYVEIKDKVRDYDVEHYVMFYRTSEGEMVENDEYAIFSIHPEYKNNINENNVLDFEFKQYAGKYIKARFYGNKEEMKKYLKQFASFFHSDCSNPEIVVKYEFSLLHRDLHHEYFAEILLPVRLQNIDKHLDP is encoded by the coding sequence ATGAAATATAAAATAAGTATCGGTCAAGTAAGCAAAATGTATGGTATAAGCTTAGATACTTTACGACATTATGATAGAATCGGCATTTTGAAGCCGATCGTTGATCCCTCGAATGGTTATCGCTATTATTCTTTAGAGCATTTAGACCTGCTGGAATCAATTTTAGTAGGAAAATATTTGGAAACCCCGCTTAAAGAGATGAAACTTATTTTTCAAGAAGAGAGCATTCACAAGTATGTGGAATTGATTGAAAAACAAGAAAATACGATCCAGGAAAAGATCAAACATCTTCAGCAGTTAGAAGAATACACCGGGCAATTGAAAAAACTGCTATACGAGATTATGGATTTCAAAAACGATTATGATTTTGAACAAATGATAGCCGAGGACGTTGAGTTACAGCTTTATTTTATGAAATTACCTGATTTGCTTGAGAGATACGTTGAAATCAAGGATAAAGTCAGAGACTATGATGTAGAACATTATGTGATGTTTTATCGAACCAGCGAGGGAGAGATGGTCGAAAACGATGAGTATGCAATCTTCTCCATTCACCCGGAATACAAGAATAATATAAATGAAAACAATGTGTTGGATTTCGAGTTCAAACAATATGCCGGCAAGTATATTAAAGCAAGGTTTTACGGCAATAAAGAAGAAATGAAAAAGTACTTAAAACAATTCGCATCCTTTTTTCACAGCGATTGCAGCAACCCTGAAATAGTAGTTAAGTATGAGTTTAGCCTGCTTCATCGTGATTTACACCATGAATACTTTGCAGAAATCCTGTTACCCGTCCGATTACAAAATATCGATAAGCATCTTGACCCTTGA
- a CDS encoding serine hydrolase domain-containing protein: MITNFHGKRIIAFFLTIVVLLHFNGASVHAFSENEISKTLHSDEIQTIISEAMEGDKAPGASITVTNGSEVLYEQYGFSNIRAKTPVTEDTLFELGSTTKAFTALAMLILEDEGVLSLEDNVSKYVPWFNVNYNGKNVEITIEQLIHHSSGLPEKTINRFPEGTSDDLLEKTARLAEGMTLDFYPGADFEYANIGYDLLAYILETVTGKKYEDVVQEKILRPLGMNNSYFNLDQANQTGHMAQGYLPFFMRAVEYDAPRYQGSLADGYLITCAKDMGRWLNAQLGRGDVPEQLARLIAKSHMINNEIVVGHFEGKPLYYAYGWIVSKDGTYITHSGANPSFTSNIIILPKTKLAISVQSNSPGSQTVNISQAILKSLHHEPLPELSFSHGGIDKISSISMIIVTVLIIAAAVLLLTMKKRICAKKRIHFKKERLMFFAKLILGISSVLLLAIWPNLINYSFYMIRVWMPFTLLIANVLCFILSILLLVSSIIRFKLVKQIDAVRESVL, from the coding sequence ATGATTACTAATTTTCATGGAAAAAGAATAATTGCATTCTTTCTTACCATCGTTGTACTGCTTCATTTCAATGGAGCATCGGTGCATGCATTTTCAGAAAATGAAATCAGCAAGACGCTCCATTCGGATGAGATACAGACTATTATCTCGGAAGCAATGGAAGGAGATAAGGCTCCCGGAGCATCGATAACGGTGACAAACGGGTCGGAGGTCCTATATGAGCAGTATGGATTCAGTAATATAAGGGCAAAAACGCCGGTAACGGAGGATACATTATTTGAGCTTGGCTCAACAACAAAAGCATTTACGGCGTTGGCGATGCTGATACTTGAGGACGAGGGTGTCCTTTCGCTTGAGGATAATGTCTCCAAATATGTGCCCTGGTTTAACGTAAACTACAACGGTAAAAATGTCGAAATTACCATTGAGCAGCTGATACATCATTCGAGCGGCCTCCCCGAAAAAACAATAAACCGGTTCCCTGAGGGAACTTCGGATGACCTTCTGGAAAAAACGGCCCGTTTGGCAGAGGGGATGACGCTGGACTTTTATCCAGGAGCAGATTTTGAGTACGCCAATATCGGATATGACTTGCTTGCCTATATTCTTGAAACGGTAACGGGCAAAAAGTATGAAGACGTTGTACAAGAGAAAATTTTACGCCCGCTTGGAATGAATAACAGCTATTTCAACCTTGATCAAGCAAACCAAACCGGCCATATGGCCCAGGGATACTTGCCGTTTTTTATGAGAGCGGTCGAATACGATGCCCCGAGATATCAAGGTTCGTTAGCGGATGGATACTTAATTACCTGCGCAAAGGATATGGGGCGCTGGCTGAATGCCCAATTGGGCAGAGGCGATGTTCCTGAACAGCTTGCACGTCTTATTGCGAAATCTCACATGATTAATAATGAGATCGTGGTGGGGCATTTTGAGGGGAAACCTTTGTATTACGCCTACGGATGGATCGTATCGAAGGACGGAACCTATATTACCCACAGCGGAGCAAACCCAAGCTTCACTTCCAATATAATCATTCTTCCAAAAACAAAATTAGCGATTAGCGTACAATCCAACAGTCCGGGAAGCCAGACAGTCAACATTTCTCAGGCTATCTTAAAGTCTCTTCATCATGAGCCGTTACCCGAACTTTCATTCAGCCACGGTGGCATAGATAAAATCTCCAGTATAAGTATGATTATCGTGACTGTACTCATTATTGCTGCGGCCGTACTCCTGCTTACGATGAAAAAACGTATTTGCGCAAAGAAAAGAATCCATTTCAAAAAAGAAAGATTGATGTTTTTCGCAAAATTGATTCTGGGAATTTCATCTGTACTACTACTGGCGATATGGCCCAATCTGATAAACTATTCCTTTTATATGATTCGAGTGTGGATGCCATTCACTCTTCTCATTGCCAACGTATTGTGTTTTATTCTGTCAATTTTGTTGTTGGTTTCGTCAATTATAAGATTCAAGCTGGTAAAACAGATAGATGCAGTACGGGAATCCGTACTTTAA
- a CDS encoding phage holin family protein has product MYEKIVNSSIGFIGGLMSYMYGGGSSLLEFLALLALMDYISGYAASVMEAARGMPQAGLSSKKGFAGLAKKGLMFVVVLLAHRADVALESDFLMYGAIWFYISNEVISIAENYGRIGLPLPPQIKQIIAILKTREQQQRQHEQDNNQKGRMSK; this is encoded by the coding sequence GTGTACGAAAAAATAGTGAACAGCAGTATCGGATTCATCGGCGGCTTGATGAGCTACATGTATGGGGGAGGGAGCAGCTTGCTTGAGTTTTTGGCGCTGTTGGCGCTCATGGATTACATCAGCGGCTACGCTGCCTCCGTCATGGAAGCGGCCAGAGGGATGCCGCAGGCCGGATTAAGCAGCAAGAAGGGCTTTGCCGGACTGGCCAAAAAGGGCCTGATGTTCGTTGTCGTGCTGCTCGCCCATCGCGCCGATGTGGCGCTGGAGAGCGATTTTCTCATGTACGGGGCGATATGGTTTTACATTTCCAATGAGGTGATCAGCATTGCCGAGAACTACGGGCGGATTGGGCTGCCTTTGCCGCCACAGATCAAGCAGATTATTGCGATTTTGAAAACGAGGGAACAGCAGCAGCGGCAACATGAACAGGACAATAACCAGAAAGGAAGGATGAGCAAATGA
- a CDS encoding DNRLRE domain-containing protein: MRGAFYLYGSGRSEVEAALVSATRVREGIDATVSARVPRKAELTIVLDIKYRGNEDVTAAIEAMASSYLPASIEVRPHNRLAGRVELLETPRKDVSLPPVADSTTRSDPELVTLNYGDMKSMVTGQGSNESFESFIHFGPMNELLPDVYRLEKATMKLYYAGAFPVGTSIELHQPHSIWRELGITHANKPHSVELLADEYTLHPAERCIEVDVLRIVERWLQGELDNFGFIVKTQDDYAVTFYTRESHKPPVLQLRYIPNQVYSIGRSAIDASVFVYGVGGSERRASLTVHSDRGADDRTATLYVHQPADPMFEWQEGLLLVSRPVHPAALTVAIREHPELEANCTIRRDGASERRVIMAASTPDKPACITVDPNISLACSLTVMKKESEGPESSITASVPALPAYVEVSRYHKHSGDTAASLSIRDGRDSDIESRAIVSKPDMHAALTIRALGEREMAGQIEVPHYEDHRASLAASRPEVPVALDVKHASSIETYLYVKHEHTLDSTLMIKLPSELKAFLVVHAIDEVEGALRVSVPDLHGYLAPRVIAEEDCPATALIRQRDAGDLNGVITVGSAGGAYYYIL; the protein is encoded by the coding sequence ATGAGAGGGGCTTTTTATTTGTATGGCTCCGGAAGGAGCGAGGTGGAAGCCGCCCTCGTATCGGCAACCCGGGTGAGAGAGGGGATAGACGCCACGGTCTCCGCGAGGGTGCCGAGAAAGGCGGAGCTGACGATCGTCCTGGATATCAAGTACCGGGGCAATGAGGATGTGACGGCAGCGATCGAAGCGATGGCTTCCAGCTACCTGCCTGCATCGATCGAGGTTCGGCCCCATAACCGGCTCGCTGGACGGGTGGAGCTGCTGGAGACGCCGCGCAAAGACGTCAGTCTGCCTCCGGTGGCCGATTCGACGACCCGCAGCGATCCGGAGCTCGTTACGCTGAATTACGGCGATATGAAGAGCATGGTTACGGGACAGGGCAGCAATGAATCGTTCGAGTCCTTTATTCATTTCGGTCCAATGAATGAATTGCTCCCCGATGTGTACCGCTTGGAGAAGGCGACGATGAAGCTCTATTATGCCGGCGCGTTCCCGGTCGGGACGAGCATTGAGCTGCATCAGCCGCACAGCATTTGGAGAGAGCTCGGGATTACCCACGCGAACAAGCCCCACTCGGTAGAACTGCTCGCGGATGAATACACGCTTCACCCGGCAGAGCGCTGCATTGAGGTGGATGTGCTTCGCATCGTCGAGCGCTGGCTTCAGGGGGAACTGGACAACTTCGGATTTATTGTGAAAACGCAAGACGATTACGCGGTCACATTCTATACGAGGGAATCTCACAAGCCGCCCGTGCTCCAGCTCCGCTATATCCCGAACCAAGTGTACAGCATCGGCAGAAGCGCGATCGACGCCTCCGTATTCGTCTACGGCGTTGGAGGATCCGAGCGGAGAGCCAGCCTTACGGTCCATAGCGACCGCGGCGCGGACGATCGGACAGCGACGCTCTATGTGCATCAGCCTGCCGATCCGATGTTCGAATGGCAGGAAGGCTTGCTGCTCGTGTCCAGGCCGGTTCACCCGGCAGCGCTGACGGTAGCGATTCGTGAACACCCGGAGCTGGAAGCCAACTGCACGATTCGGAGAGACGGGGCAAGCGAGCGCAGGGTGATCATGGCGGCCAGCACTCCGGACAAGCCCGCTTGCATCACGGTCGATCCGAACATAAGCCTGGCTTGCTCCCTTACGGTTATGAAGAAGGAATCCGAGGGGCCGGAATCATCCATTACGGCTTCTGTCCCTGCTCTGCCTGCGTATGTGGAAGTGTCGCGATATCATAAGCATAGCGGCGATACAGCAGCCAGCCTGAGCATTCGGGATGGAAGGGATTCGGATATCGAGTCCCGGGCAATCGTATCCAAGCCGGACATGCATGCGGCGCTGACGATTCGGGCGCTGGGTGAGCGGGAGATGGCAGGCCAGATCGAGGTGCCGCACTATGAGGATCATCGCGCCTCGCTTGCGGCGTCCCGTCCAGAAGTTCCAGTCGCTCTGGATGTGAAGCATGCGTCTTCGATCGAGACCTATCTCTATGTGAAGCATGAACACACGCTGGACAGCACGCTCATGATTAAGCTGCCGTCGGAGCTGAAGGCCTTCCTTGTCGTTCACGCGATTGATGAGGTGGAGGGCGCCCTTCGGGTCAGCGTTCCGGATCTTCACGGCTATCTCGCGCCAAGGGTCATTGCGGAGGAGGACTGCCCTGCGACAGCCCTGATCCGACAGCGGGATGCGGGAGATTTGAATGGTGTCATTACCGTCGGCAGCGCAGGCGGCGCATATTATTATATTTTGTAG